One genomic region from Desulfovibrio porci encodes:
- the fabZ gene encoding 3-hydroxyacyl-ACP dehydratase FabZ, whose translation MQNTEPQSQRMDIQRILSILPHRYPFLLVDRVVECVPGSHIRAYKNVSVNEPFFQGHFPGVPIMPGVLILEALAQTGGLLAAAGMGDLTDKLFLFTGLDGVKFRRQVVPGDRLDLECSNMRMKLKLCKMEARAFVDGKLAAEALITAAIGDRPGA comes from the coding sequence ATGCAGAATACCGAACCCCAGAGCCAGCGCATGGACATCCAACGCATTCTGAGCATTCTGCCCCACCGCTATCCCTTTCTGCTGGTGGACCGGGTGGTGGAATGCGTGCCGGGCTCACACATCAGGGCCTATAAAAACGTCAGCGTCAACGAGCCGTTTTTTCAGGGGCACTTTCCCGGCGTGCCGATCATGCCCGGCGTGCTGATTCTGGAGGCCCTGGCCCAAACCGGTGGTCTGCTGGCCGCGGCGGGCATGGGCGACCTCACGGACAAGCTCTTTCTCTTCACCGGTCTGGACGGCGTAAAATTTCGCCGCCAGGTAGTTCCCGGCGACCGCCTGGATCTGGAATGTTCCAATATGCGTATGAAGCTCAAACTCTGCAAGATGGAAGCCCGCGCCTTCGTGGACGGCAAGCTAGCCGCCGAGGCCCTGATCACCGCGGCCATCGGCGACAGGCCGGGCGCCTGA
- a CDS encoding N-acetylmuramoyl-L-alanine amidase — translation MAGKSKRQKQTDKAVFKRLAPPLAFLLALCLLVICCYDAGYSALPPTEKRYAAAKADIASLKLDDKKGNLREPWEKLATEFRAIYDTDPSWPNRPAALFRAAESLEELARRSFAKADARKAIECYESLALRHADSRLADDALFRAAKMRAAWLKDDKGALALLARIKSQYPKGDMLPEALALEKTLKASANGRTAPEARQVAAADKKEAVEDQPATVSAAASAARGDSPASVPPVPEGQLLPRYRAAKVRMDALKADKVRSCWRQPWEELQTEFQRIYESRKNWAVAPGALFRSAASQEALADCSHLSDDYRRALELYLALPREFPQSALADDALLRAARIQAGHLGRPGEALTLLDEIAAGYPRGDMAAEARALRAQWSGGLADAGDVAGAPGVGRARTASKVPARLETPELQVLSWDSLNKNSVEIVLEMSGPARYSTRLVKAQKGVPARLYLDLENAAVVNDVRKGVTVRGSLLQAVRVRDRKEGGASLQFDFREVRRFDARTEDDPCRIILSVAAGKTPLPRKAGAAAAFASAGGEDATPRADKADIRSRQVSDMASQLGLTVHTVFIDAGHGGRDPGTSHNNVLERLITLDVALSLGRLLEANGLEVVYSRTRDMAVSLSERTRKANAARADLFVSVHVNASDDQRVSGLETYYLDLASNPQAARVAALENAGSDRRLGDMQNMLADVMLNARVEESRRLATDIQRLSMFRLKRRDFTVRNNGVKAAPFHVLLGAQMPAVLVELGYCTNQAEARNLSNPKYRHALAEGLAEGILAYKDRLLKRQTAQNSLTPTGPGAM, via the coding sequence GTGGCCGGAAAAAGCAAACGACAGAAACAGACGGACAAAGCCGTTTTTAAGCGCCTCGCGCCGCCGCTGGCTTTTTTGCTGGCGCTTTGTCTGCTGGTCATCTGCTGCTATGACGCCGGATACAGCGCCCTGCCGCCCACGGAAAAGCGCTATGCCGCCGCCAAGGCGGACATCGCCAGCCTCAAGCTGGACGATAAAAAAGGCAATCTGCGCGAACCTTGGGAAAAACTGGCCACGGAATTCCGGGCCATTTACGACACGGACCCGTCCTGGCCCAATCGCCCGGCGGCCTTGTTCCGTGCCGCCGAAAGTCTGGAGGAACTTGCCAGGCGGTCCTTCGCCAAAGCGGACGCCCGCAAGGCCATAGAATGTTATGAATCCCTGGCCCTGCGCCATGCGGACAGCCGTCTGGCCGACGACGCCCTGTTCCGGGCGGCGAAGATGCGCGCGGCCTGGCTCAAGGACGACAAGGGCGCGCTGGCCCTGCTGGCCCGGATCAAGAGCCAGTACCCTAAAGGCGATATGCTGCCTGAAGCTCTGGCCCTGGAAAAGACCCTCAAGGCCTCGGCCAACGGCCGTACCGCGCCGGAGGCCCGTCAGGTGGCGGCGGCCGACAAGAAAGAGGCCGTGGAGGATCAACCCGCTACCGTTAGCGCAGCGGCGTCCGCCGCGCGCGGCGACAGCCCCGCTTCCGTCCCCCCGGTTCCGGAAGGCCAGCTGCTGCCCCGCTATCGCGCGGCCAAGGTTCGTATGGACGCCCTCAAGGCGGACAAAGTCAGGTCCTGCTGGCGGCAGCCATGGGAAGAATTGCAGACGGAATTCCAGCGTATCTATGAAAGCCGCAAGAACTGGGCTGTAGCTCCCGGCGCGCTGTTCCGCTCCGCCGCAAGCCAGGAGGCCCTGGCCGACTGCTCCCATTTATCCGACGATTACCGGCGGGCTCTGGAACTTTATCTGGCCCTGCCCCGCGAATTTCCTCAGAGCGCCCTGGCCGACGACGCCCTGTTGCGCGCGGCCCGGATCCAGGCCGGACATCTGGGCCGACCCGGAGAAGCTCTGACCCTGCTGGACGAAATCGCCGCCGGCTATCCGCGCGGCGACATGGCCGCTGAGGCCCGCGCCCTGCGGGCGCAGTGGAGCGGTGGTCTGGCGGACGCCGGTGACGTCGCGGGCGCGCCGGGCGTCGGGCGCGCGCGAACGGCGTCCAAGGTTCCGGCCCGGTTGGAAACGCCGGAACTTCAGGTGCTTTCCTGGGATTCCCTGAACAAAAACAGCGTGGAAATCGTGCTGGAAATGAGCGGCCCCGCCCGCTACTCCACCCGTCTGGTCAAGGCCCAGAAAGGCGTTCCGGCCCGCTTGTATCTGGATCTGGAAAATGCCGCCGTGGTCAATGACGTGCGCAAGGGCGTCACCGTGCGCGGCAGCCTCTTGCAGGCTGTGCGCGTGCGTGACCGCAAGGAAGGCGGGGCCAGTCTGCAATTCGATTTTCGTGAAGTGCGGCGCTTTGACGCCCGTACAGAGGACGATCCCTGCCGCATCATACTCAGTGTGGCCGCCGGCAAGACGCCGCTTCCCCGCAAGGCCGGAGCCGCGGCGGCTTTCGCTTCCGCCGGGGGGGAAGATGCGACTCCCCGCGCCGATAAAGCCGACATCAGGAGCCGTCAGGTCAGCGATATGGCCAGCCAGCTCGGCCTGACCGTGCACACGGTGTTCATTGACGCCGGTCATGGCGGCCGGGATCCGGGCACCAGTCACAACAACGTGCTGGAGCGCCTGATCACTCTGGACGTGGCGCTGAGTCTGGGCCGTCTTCTGGAGGCCAACGGCCTGGAGGTCGTCTACAGCCGTACGCGCGACATGGCCGTTTCCCTGAGCGAGCGCACCCGCAAGGCCAACGCGGCGCGCGCCGACCTCTTCGTCTCGGTGCATGTCAACGCCAGCGACGACCAGCGGGTCAGCGGCCTGGAAACCTATTACCTGGATCTGGCCAGCAATCCGCAGGCCGCGCGCGTGGCCGCTCTGGAAAACGCCGGCAGTGACCGCCGCCTCGGCGACATGCAGAACATGCTGGCTGACGTCATGCTCAACGCCCGGGTGGAGGAATCGCGCCGCCTGGCCACGGATATCCAGCGGCTGTCCATGTTCCGCCTGAAGCGGCGGGATTTCACGGTCAGAAACAACGGCGTCAAGGCCGCGCCCTTCCATGTGCTGCTCGGCGCGCAGATGCCCGCGGTGCTGGTGGAGCTCGGCTACTGCACCAATCAGGCCGAGGCCCGCAACCTGAGCAATCCCAAATACCGCCACGCTCTGGCTGAAGGCTTGGCCGAGGGCATCCTGGCCTACAAAGATCGCCTTCTCAAACGCCAGACCGCGCAGAATTCCTTGACGCCCACCGGCCCCGGTGCTATGTGA
- a CDS encoding OmpH family outer membrane protein: protein MRNVVLMTLAACLLMVGAAFAADENAVPAAKIGVVDMQTVATQSEPAQAAKKQMESKYGKERQSLEKQGEALKKKAEDLKNPKASEEKKLAFIRAKQELDQKTRNFLRKVEQDEVKLRQDMVTLVFSATYEVARAKGFNFVVDVTAGGVLYADQSMDLTQDVLAEVNKLYKAGGAKKDDKK, encoded by the coding sequence ATGCGTAATGTTGTGTTGATGACCCTTGCGGCATGCCTGCTGATGGTCGGCGCGGCTTTCGCCGCCGATGAAAACGCCGTGCCCGCGGCCAAAATCGGCGTGGTGGACATGCAGACCGTGGCGACCCAGAGCGAACCCGCCCAGGCCGCCAAGAAGCAGATGGAGTCCAAATACGGCAAAGAGCGCCAGAGCCTGGAAAAACAGGGGGAAGCGCTGAAGAAAAAAGCCGAGGATCTGAAGAATCCCAAAGCCAGCGAGGAAAAGAAGCTGGCCTTCATCCGCGCCAAGCAGGAACTGGATCAGAAGACCCGTAATTTCCTGCGCAAGGTGGAACAGGACGAGGTCAAGCTGCGTCAGGACATGGTTACCCTGGTGTTCAGCGCCACCTATGAAGTGGCCCGCGCCAAAGGCTTCAACTTTGTGGTGGACGTTACGGCCGGCGGCGTGCTTTATGCCGACCAGTCCATGGACCTGACCCAGGATGTGCTGGCCGAAGTGAACAAGCTGTACAAGGCCGGCGGCGCCAAGAAGGACGACAAGAAATAA